The Candidatus Nanohalococcus occultus genome contains a region encoding:
- a CDS encoding cyclase family protein: MRIIDISMEVSEDMPVYPGNPSPEIERYRQIPEDSTTESRICIGSHTGTHVDALQHVKEDGETVKQIDLENFYGDCQVLDLTGCDENVERADLEEKEIKTGIVLLKTENSLEGLEKFRKDFTYLTLDAAEYLVDQNVRTVGIDHLSLVKFDGGRKAEEAHLRANERMTVIEGLDLSKAEPGRYVFSGMPLKIAADGAPMRAVLIDREQE; encoded by the coding sequence ATGCGAATAATAGATATCTCGATGGAGGTCTCCGAGGACATGCCGGTTTACCCTGGAAATCCTTCACCGGAGATAGAAAGGTACAGGCAGATCCCGGAGGATTCTACCACCGAATCGAGGATCTGTATTGGAAGCCATACCGGCACACACGTCGATGCCCTCCAACACGTCAAGGAAGACGGTGAGACTGTAAAACAGATCGACCTGGAAAACTTCTACGGCGACTGCCAGGTACTGGATCTCACCGGGTGTGATGAAAACGTTGAGAGAGCAGACTTAGAGGAAAAAGAAATTAAAACCGGTATAGTGCTTTTGAAAACCGAAAACTCTCTGGAAGGTCTCGAAAAATTCCGTAAAGATTTTACATACCTTACTTTAGACGCAGCTGAGTATTTAGTGGATCAAAACGTCCGTACTGTTGGAATAGATCATCTGAGTCTTGTAAAGTTCGATGGAGGGCGGAAAGCGGAGGAAGCTCATCTCAGGGCTAATGAAAGAATGACTGTGATCGAAGGACTGGATCTATCGAAAGCAGAGCCAGGCAGGTATGTTTTCTCCGGTATGCCGTTGAAGATAGCTGCTGATGGCGCTCCGATGAGAGCTGTTCTGATCGATAGAGAACAGGAATAG
- the rmuC gene encoding DNA recombination protein RmuC — MIEIVLGGAVIILSGAVFYLVTQQEEPDIDVEVDPDKVRGAVSESWQNLKLDEKIGSVEKQMENVQSEAEKIQDLHRDIETMLANPQERGEFGERKLEDLLARHLPSDMYGTQETVVGRKKPDAYIQSSAGKICIDSKFPLESFRRMQEAEDEKEKQKHSNKFRRAVKKQLQEVKKKYVKPEKGTTDYAFEFVPSETVYYYLVREEYELLNEYTREGVQVVSPLTLGHKLELVKSDVKTAQLSKEAEKVKSQLQSFENSFRDVFDEWSTFYKHVRNSKKKADDVESSLERLEDEFESVNRLEN; from the coding sequence ATGATCGAAATAGTTCTCGGCGGAGCAGTCATAATTCTCTCAGGCGCGGTATTCTACCTTGTAACCCAACAGGAAGAACCGGATATCGACGTGGAAGTCGACCCGGATAAGGTCCGTGGGGCAGTATCTGAATCCTGGCAGAACCTTAAACTCGATGAGAAGATAGGGTCGGTCGAAAAGCAGATGGAGAACGTACAGAGCGAAGCCGAGAAAATCCAGGATCTACACCGAGATATTGAAACAATGCTGGCGAACCCTCAGGAACGCGGAGAGTTCGGGGAACGAAAACTGGAGGACTTGCTGGCCCGCCATCTGCCGAGCGATATGTATGGCACACAGGAGACGGTTGTAGGCCGGAAAAAACCGGATGCCTACATTCAGTCAAGTGCCGGTAAGATCTGTATAGACTCGAAGTTCCCACTGGAGAGCTTCCGACGGATGCAGGAGGCTGAAGACGAGAAGGAAAAACAGAAGCATTCGAACAAGTTCCGGCGTGCTGTCAAAAAACAGCTACAAGAGGTAAAGAAAAAGTACGTTAAACCGGAGAAAGGAACCACGGACTATGCCTTCGAGTTCGTTCCATCCGAGACCGTCTACTACTATCTTGTGAGAGAGGAATATGAGCTTCTAAACGAGTACACACGTGAAGGCGTACAGGTAGTCTCTCCTTTAACACTAGGTCACAAGCTTGAACTGGTTAAAAGCGATGTGAAGACAGCACAGCTCTCGAAGGAAGCTGAGAAGGTTAAAAGTCAGTTACAGTCGTTTGAAAACAGCTTCAGAGACGTCTTCGATGAGTGGTCGACGTTTTACAAGCACGTCAGGAACTCGAAGAAGAAAGCCGATGACGTTGAATCAAGCCTTGAGCGACTGGAAGACGAGTTCGAGTCAGTGAACCGTCTGGAAAACTAA
- a CDS encoding metal-dependent hydrolase has protein sequence MIVGHFFLAFTLAALVALKAGLDVGKALAIAFTAAAFSIVPDIDIVYALTAVSMFMEGTSVFVETFWKSSSQIHRGITHSLITGIIGAATSTLCFKTKNLDLEIFTVFTSFAVGITLGGFVTGFVLVLYVFSALFLARFTSDRLTVKWFFIAAFIGLISHPFGDLFTGTPPRFFYPLSLNFLTERIVLIGQPVLNLLAVFFIELSTVIAAVFCFGYLKGFSFRDQLDGKILFSCFFGLTAFLIQAPTHESSYQFVYSLVGFSLLGSGTATSLSGRTGVERNYFFAVNLVSAAALASISYLAAYLLL, from the coding sequence ATGATTGTCGGTCACTTCTTTCTAGCGTTTACCTTAGCGGCTTTAGTTGCGTTAAAAGCAGGCTTGGATGTAGGGAAGGCGCTGGCAATCGCTTTCACCGCAGCAGCTTTCAGCATAGTTCCCGATATAGATATCGTCTATGCCTTAACCGCGGTTTCTATGTTCATGGAGGGTACCTCGGTGTTTGTCGAAACTTTCTGGAAGTCTTCAAGTCAAATACACAGAGGGATAACCCATAGCCTCATAACAGGTATTATAGGAGCTGCGACCTCAACACTCTGCTTCAAGACAAAGAACTTAGATCTGGAGATTTTTACCGTATTCACTAGTTTTGCTGTCGGTATAACTTTAGGAGGTTTTGTTACGGGTTTTGTACTTGTTTTATACGTTTTTTCAGCTCTTTTTCTGGCTCGTTTTACTTCTGACCGTCTGACTGTAAAATGGTTCTTTATCGCGGCTTTCATCGGCTTAATCAGCCACCCGTTCGGAGATCTATTTACGGGGACGCCTCCCCGGTTTTTCTATCCTTTGAGCCTGAATTTCTTGACGGAAAGAATTGTGCTGATCGGTCAACCTGTCTTGAATCTTCTAGCGGTGTTTTTCATCGAACTCTCGACTGTGATCGCCGCAGTCTTCTGCTTCGGATATCTCAAAGGCTTTTCGTTCCGTGATCAACTAGACGGGAAAATTCTATTTTCCTGTTTTTTCGGCCTCACCGCGTTTCTAATCCAGGCTCCTACTCATGAATCCTCTTACCAGTTTGTCTACAGCCTGGTAGGTTTCAGTCTTCTAGGGTCGGGAACTGCGACTTCTCTTTCAGGAAGAACCGGCGTGGAGAGAAACTACTTTTTCGCCGTCAACCTGGTCTCTGCGGCCGCCCTAGCATCAATCAGCTATCTGGCCGCATACCTTCTTTTGTGA
- a CDS encoding PD-(D/E)XK nuclease family protein, whose product MPFSVRKTHSIEQLAEKAEEYATVIVPDSSLVEPLNERIEGKVSTPMKLGFDGEYRQKLFLKFAEEMSWKQASYFLKNAESCLQSTGKLEGLKEKGLDNSEIENIRELMEKVENPYNSESVDIERPVLVLDEDRFNEIEKRILPEEYDSISSFKDESRELGKFYSFRSAGELAQAVVESAEKIGADDIAVVSPSNSRHRSLIESRLESEGIEFTRSLALSESENLRTYIGLMRAAVSNNPLRVEDIRPVISQLKISVSRRHDPKLLSRLEHADARDLKELLNVLQHMNFGEALEKLDELGAETHKIKAVLDRLGLENREVNRANLSKLEYYIQRFDPSENEENGVLLVTPENGTFIDRDYVVFAGFTTEWNREPDEKPWTDERKQRDVIRDEFELMLQSGTNQRYLVDESEQRLCFNLTQILGVSPTDFEELEAVRTAPSQREGQGGFAKKQTNIETERVEMLSQSRLNSFALSPRVYYFDRLIPSADKKVMKKGRLFHDFAEFYVNYPDFTEEQDYIEFMVEEIKPYLDEIELDEIRTEFEIGTRNIKKYVRREEISSKEIEEYEAESGNKFAKKYGKELRFEVTELEFTDEEMGATGKIDFVKNRAHLIDYKSGRKKTENKIIEASKVDMYEDARFPNFQPIMYLAEHRKINPDERLKFTFFHFLHEIGDHIKGDGDLDETLVTVEYIPKSFQEHIGTDEVFEYLTDGVAKSNDRRKTLEKIGKERYKDFIENTEVPDTHETSEFLESRFFEDFIKLGKERVGDYKYVEKGVKSAVKKLVKIRNANYFKKDLDRFEEFLGEQIEELNRCKENGFPIDGNPDDLPERDLLIEARK is encoded by the coding sequence ATGCCTTTCTCGGTTAGAAAAACTCATAGTATAGAACAACTGGCGGAAAAAGCCGAAGAATACGCCACGGTTATAGTACCGGATAGCTCGCTTGTAGAACCGTTAAACGAAAGAATAGAAGGAAAGGTATCGACACCTATGAAACTCGGGTTCGACGGCGAGTACCGACAGAAGCTTTTCCTCAAATTCGCTGAAGAGATGAGCTGGAAACAGGCCTCTTACTTTTTGAAAAACGCGGAAAGCTGCCTACAGTCAACCGGCAAGCTGGAAGGTCTGAAAGAGAAAGGATTGGACAACTCCGAGATAGAAAACATCAGAGAGCTTATGGAAAAGGTTGAGAACCCTTACAACTCGGAATCGGTGGATATCGAACGACCAGTGCTTGTCTTGGATGAAGACCGGTTCAACGAAATCGAAAAGAGGATACTGCCTGAAGAATATGATTCGATCAGCAGCTTCAAAGACGAGAGCAGGGAACTCGGGAAGTTTTACTCGTTTAGATCAGCGGGAGAGCTAGCACAGGCGGTCGTTGAAAGTGCGGAAAAGATAGGAGCGGATGATATAGCGGTTGTATCACCTTCTAACTCACGTCATCGTTCGCTTATCGAATCACGTCTTGAATCGGAGGGCATCGAGTTCACTAGAAGCCTGGCTTTATCGGAATCGGAGAATCTCCGGACCTACATTGGTTTGATGAGAGCGGCTGTCTCGAACAATCCTTTACGGGTAGAGGATATCCGTCCGGTGATAAGCCAGCTGAAAATCAGTGTTTCAAGGCGCCACGATCCGAAACTGCTTTCCAGACTGGAACATGCCGATGCCAGAGACCTCAAAGAACTGTTGAATGTTTTACAGCACATGAACTTCGGTGAGGCCTTAGAGAAACTCGATGAGCTGGGAGCTGAAACACATAAGATAAAGGCGGTACTTGACCGGCTTGGACTCGAAAACCGGGAGGTAAACAGAGCCAACCTATCGAAACTTGAATACTACATACAGAGGTTTGATCCATCGGAAAACGAGGAAAACGGGGTGTTGCTTGTAACTCCGGAAAACGGGACGTTTATCGACAGAGACTACGTTGTCTTCGCTGGTTTTACAACCGAGTGGAACCGTGAGCCGGATGAAAAACCTTGGACGGATGAGAGAAAACAGAGGGACGTGATCCGTGATGAGTTCGAGTTGATGTTACAGTCCGGGACTAACCAGAGGTACTTGGTCGATGAGTCCGAACAAAGACTCTGCTTTAATCTAACGCAGATACTTGGGGTATCTCCGACCGACTTCGAGGAGCTGGAAGCTGTTAGAACCGCACCTTCCCAGCGTGAAGGACAGGGAGGGTTCGCTAAAAAACAGACCAACATAGAAACAGAGAGGGTTGAGATGCTGAGCCAGTCCCGGTTGAACTCGTTCGCACTGTCTCCAAGAGTATACTACTTCGATAGGCTGATCCCGAGCGCCGATAAGAAGGTTATGAAGAAAGGAAGGTTGTTCCACGATTTCGCCGAGTTCTACGTTAACTACCCGGATTTTACCGAAGAACAGGACTACATCGAGTTCATGGTCGAGGAGATAAAGCCTTACTTGGATGAGATCGAACTGGATGAGATCCGGACCGAATTCGAGATAGGTACAAGGAACATCAAAAAATACGTACGCAGAGAGGAGATAAGCTCCAAGGAGATAGAAGAGTATGAGGCTGAATCCGGCAACAAGTTTGCCAAAAAGTACGGCAAGGAGCTGCGTTTCGAGGTAACCGAACTTGAGTTTACCGACGAGGAGATGGGAGCAACCGGGAAGATCGATTTCGTGAAAAACCGGGCGCACCTGATAGATTACAAGTCCGGGAGGAAAAAGACCGAAAACAAGATAATAGAGGCCTCAAAGGTCGATATGTACGAGGACGCCCGTTTCCCGAACTTCCAGCCGATAATGTATTTAGCGGAACACCGGAAAATAAACCCCGACGAGCGCCTGAAGTTTACGTTTTTCCATTTCCTCCACGAGATAGGCGATCACATCAAAGGCGATGGCGATCTAGACGAAACCCTTGTAACCGTCGAGTACATACCGAAGAGCTTCCAAGAACACATTGGGACGGATGAAGTCTTCGAGTACCTAACGGACGGCGTAGCCAAGTCAAATGATAGACGGAAAACACTGGAGAAAATAGGTAAAGAACGGTATAAAGACTTCATAGAAAATACCGAGGTACCTGATACCCATGAGACCAGTGAGTTCCTTGAATCACGTTTCTTCGAGGATTTCATCAAGCTAGGTAAAGAAAGGGTCGGAGACTACAAGTACGTCGAGAAAGGGGTAAAAAGCGCGGTTAAAAAACTGGTTAAGATCCGGAACGCAAACTACTTCAAAAAAGACCTTGACAGGTTCGAGGAGTTCCTAGGCGAGCAGATTGAGGAGTTAAACCGTTGTAAGGAAAACGGTTTCCCGATCGATGGCAACCCGGATGACCTGCCGGAAAGAGATCTTCTGATAGAGGCTAGAAAATGA